The nucleotide sequence ACTGTTCAAAAATTTATGAGGAGGAAGACCAATCATCCTGAAAATAAAATTGAAAAGTCCGAAATTCTGCTCATATAACCACTGCCAACCCTTAAAAACTCCTATTGCCGGAAGAAGATAAGGTATAAAGAAAATAGATCTGAAAATCGTTCTCGCCTTGATATTCATATTTAACAAAATCGCGATCATGAGTGAATATATGATAGATCCCACTACCGCAAGTAAGGCATAAATAACTGTGGATTTAACAGAATCCACAAAATATATATCCTTTGTAAATATCTTTTCAAAATTATTTAAGCCTATGAATTTTGCTTCACTAAGTCCGTTCCAGTCAAAAAGACTTAATACAAATACTGCAAGCGTCGGCCCGTAACTTATAAGTGTTACTCCGAGAAATGCAGGGATCAGACAAAGCTTAGCTGTCCTTGCTTCCTCTTTGCTTGCTCTGGATGAAGTCCCTTTATCGATTTTTTTTATTATTTTTTTATCTGCCTTCATACTACCCATGTATTCCATATTCATGATTCCCCTATAAATGAAATTTATTACCTGTATTCATCCGTCCGGGTG is from Lachnospiraceae bacterium C1.1 and encodes:
- a CDS encoding sugar ABC transporter permease, whose amino-acid sequence is MEYMGSMKADKKIIKKIDKGTSSRASKEEARTAKLCLIPAFLGVTLISYGPTLAVFVLSLFDWNGLSEAKFIGLNNFEKIFTKDIYFVDSVKSTVIYALLAVVGSIIYSLMIAILLNMNIKARTIFRSIFFIPYLLPAIGVFKGWQWLYEQNFGLFNFIFRMIGLPPHKFLNSPGEVIPSLVLIAIWTSGNLIVIFLAGLQNVPTVYKEAAMIDGANAVQRFWNVTIPSIKPIIFYNVLTALITHLQVINPALALTNGGPAKKSMFMSYVIYMYAFKKNKLGLAAAYSVVFFILVGIFTFFLFFTQKDSIFGEE